A genomic region of Nymphaea colorata isolate Beijing-Zhang1983 chromosome 2, ASM883128v2, whole genome shotgun sequence contains the following coding sequences:
- the LOC116249072 gene encoding vicilin Cor a 11.0101-like isoform X1, protein MASRSLFAVLLLLLLSLTSVWPSALSERDPLKECKQRCHREISDERERRMCERRCEEAAERRGDESASIFFPERDMRKECERQCRREGRGRSEGWQEECCRRCVEESEERQRGRDDFIEKREGRVEQGKENPYVWKQGEFQTKCRSEEGFSKLLPNFAEKSDLLKGLQNYRVEWIETRPNTMVVPHHKDADSLIYVCNGKGTIGILMEDKQETFDVSKGDIMVIPAGTTGFVANTDESENLCIFKILDSRSTSPGRVESFFGIGGEDQESFFQSFSSEILEAAFNTHKDQLRRLFGARKRVIVKASPEQIREISRSGSKGGSHIWPFTGDSHGPYNLLDRKPWFSNRHGQIYRADENDHSPLRHFDVTVSFANLSAGSMLSPAMNSRAIKLAIVTNGSGYIEMACPHLSSQQKGEQETQGTRYRKVSAELRPMTVFIEPAGHPSAIVAKEDLQIICFDINARGNHKYMLAGKNNIYSNLRGAAGELAFGVSSKECERVLGAQEEEVIVKGPKGGGSSREM, encoded by the exons ATGGCGTCTAGGAGCCTCTTCGCCGTCCTCTTGCTGCTTTTGCTCTCTCTGACCTCCGTCTGGCCTTCCGCGTTGAGCGAGCGTGACCCTCTGAAAGAATGCAAACAGCGATGCCACAGGGAGATCTCAGACGAGCGGGAGCGCCGGATGTGCGAGCGCCGATGTGAGGAAGCTGCCGAACGGAGAGGGGACGAATCGGCCTCCATCTTCTTCCCGGAGCGCGACATGCGCAAGGAGTGCGAGAGGCAGTGCCGCCGGGAAGGCCGAGGCCGAAGCGAGGGGTGGCAGGAGGAGTGTTGCCGCCGCTGCGTGGAAGAATCAGAGGAACGGCAGCGTGGAAGGGACGACTTCATAGAGAAGAGGGAGGGAAGAGTCGAACAGGGGAAAGAGAACCCTTACGTGTGGAAGCAGGGGGAGTTCCAGACCAAGTGTAGGTCGGAGGAGGGATTCTCGAAGCTACTTCCGAACTTTGCAGAGAAGTCTGATCTTCTCAAGGGGTTGCAGAATTACAGGGTGGAGTGGATTGAAACGAGACCAAACACCATGGTGGTTCCACACCATAAGGATGCCGATTCCCTCATTTATGTTTGCAATG GGAAGGGCACGATAGGGATATTGATGGAAGACAAGCAGGAGACCTTCGATGTGAGCAAAGGAGACATCATGGTCATCCCGGCGGGGACGACGGGCTTTGTTGCAAACACGGACGAGAGTGAGAATCTGTGCATCTTCAAGATATTGGATTCTAGGTCCACTAGTCCGGGCAGAGTCGAG TCCTTCTTTGGTATTGGAGGAGAAGATCAGGAGTCATTCTTCCAGAGTTTTAGTTCAGAGATTCTGGAAGCTGCTTTcaac ACGCATAAAGATCAGTTAAGGAGGTTATTTGGTGCACGCAAGCGCGTAATTGTGAAGGCATCGCCGGAGCAAATCCGCGAGATCTCACGCAGTGGGTCGAAGGGCGGCTCGCACATTTGGCCCTTCACTGGGGACAGCCATGGCCCCTACAATCTGCTCGACAGGAAGCCATGGTTCTCTAACAGGCACGGACAGATATATAGAGCTGATGAGAATGACCACTCTCCACTTCGACACTTCGATGTAACGGTCTCCTTTGCCAATCTCTCTGCA GGATCGATGCTGTCTCCCGCCATGAACTCGAGAGCGATCAAGCTCGCCATCGTCACAAATGGATCAGGGTACATCGAGATGGCGTGCCCCCACCTGTCGTCGCAGCAGAAAGGTGAGCAGGAGACGCAGGGGACGAGGTACCGTAAGGTGAGCGCCGAGCTGAGGCCGATGACGGTCTTCATCGAGCCGGCAGGTCATCCTTCTGCAATCGTGGCCAAAGAAGACCTCCAGATCATCTGCTTCGACATCAACGCCCGTGGCAACCACAAGTATATGCTTGCAG GCAAGAACAATATATACAGCAATTTGAGAGGCGCAGCAGGAGAATTGGCGTTCGGTGTCTCATCCAAAGAGTGTGAGCGAGTTCTAGGTGCTCAAGAGGAAGAAGTTATCGTGAAAGGGCCAAAGGGAGGAGGCAGCAGTAGAGAGATGTGA
- the LOC116249072 gene encoding vicilin Pis v 3.0101-like isoform X2, with product MASRSLFAVLLLLLLSLTSVWPSALSERDPLKECKQRCHREISDERERRMCERRCEEAAERRGDESASIFFPERDMRKECERQCRREGRGRSEGWQEECCRRCVEESEERQRGRDDFIEKREGRVEQGKENPYVWKQGEFQTKCRSEEGFSKLLPNFAEKSDLLKGLQNYRVEWIETRPNTMVVPHHKDADSLIYVCNGKGTIGILMEDKQETFDVSKGDIMVIPAGTTGFVANTDESENLCIFKILDSRSTSPGRVETHKDQLRRLFGARKRVIVKASPEQIREISRSGSKGGSHIWPFTGDSHGPYNLLDRKPWFSNRHGQIYRADENDHSPLRHFDVTVSFANLSAGSMLSPAMNSRAIKLAIVTNGSGYIEMACPHLSSQQKGEQETQGTRYRKVSAELRPMTVFIEPAGHPSAIVAKEDLQIICFDINARGNHKYMLAGKNNIYSNLRGAAGELAFGVSSKECERVLGAQEEEVIVKGPKGGGSSREM from the exons ATGGCGTCTAGGAGCCTCTTCGCCGTCCTCTTGCTGCTTTTGCTCTCTCTGACCTCCGTCTGGCCTTCCGCGTTGAGCGAGCGTGACCCTCTGAAAGAATGCAAACAGCGATGCCACAGGGAGATCTCAGACGAGCGGGAGCGCCGGATGTGCGAGCGCCGATGTGAGGAAGCTGCCGAACGGAGAGGGGACGAATCGGCCTCCATCTTCTTCCCGGAGCGCGACATGCGCAAGGAGTGCGAGAGGCAGTGCCGCCGGGAAGGCCGAGGCCGAAGCGAGGGGTGGCAGGAGGAGTGTTGCCGCCGCTGCGTGGAAGAATCAGAGGAACGGCAGCGTGGAAGGGACGACTTCATAGAGAAGAGGGAGGGAAGAGTCGAACAGGGGAAAGAGAACCCTTACGTGTGGAAGCAGGGGGAGTTCCAGACCAAGTGTAGGTCGGAGGAGGGATTCTCGAAGCTACTTCCGAACTTTGCAGAGAAGTCTGATCTTCTCAAGGGGTTGCAGAATTACAGGGTGGAGTGGATTGAAACGAGACCAAACACCATGGTGGTTCCACACCATAAGGATGCCGATTCCCTCATTTATGTTTGCAATG GGAAGGGCACGATAGGGATATTGATGGAAGACAAGCAGGAGACCTTCGATGTGAGCAAAGGAGACATCATGGTCATCCCGGCGGGGACGACGGGCTTTGTTGCAAACACGGACGAGAGTGAGAATCTGTGCATCTTCAAGATATTGGATTCTAGGTCCACTAGTCCGGGCAGAGTCGAG ACGCATAAAGATCAGTTAAGGAGGTTATTTGGTGCACGCAAGCGCGTAATTGTGAAGGCATCGCCGGAGCAAATCCGCGAGATCTCACGCAGTGGGTCGAAGGGCGGCTCGCACATTTGGCCCTTCACTGGGGACAGCCATGGCCCCTACAATCTGCTCGACAGGAAGCCATGGTTCTCTAACAGGCACGGACAGATATATAGAGCTGATGAGAATGACCACTCTCCACTTCGACACTTCGATGTAACGGTCTCCTTTGCCAATCTCTCTGCA GGATCGATGCTGTCTCCCGCCATGAACTCGAGAGCGATCAAGCTCGCCATCGTCACAAATGGATCAGGGTACATCGAGATGGCGTGCCCCCACCTGTCGTCGCAGCAGAAAGGTGAGCAGGAGACGCAGGGGACGAGGTACCGTAAGGTGAGCGCCGAGCTGAGGCCGATGACGGTCTTCATCGAGCCGGCAGGTCATCCTTCTGCAATCGTGGCCAAAGAAGACCTCCAGATCATCTGCTTCGACATCAACGCCCGTGGCAACCACAAGTATATGCTTGCAG GCAAGAACAATATATACAGCAATTTGAGAGGCGCAGCAGGAGAATTGGCGTTCGGTGTCTCATCCAAAGAGTGTGAGCGAGTTCTAGGTGCTCAAGAGGAAGAAGTTATCGTGAAAGGGCCAAAGGGAGGAGGCAGCAGTAGAGAGATGTGA